One region of Haloprofundus salilacus genomic DNA includes:
- a CDS encoding 50S ribosomal protein L32e → MADDEPETLEEISGVGPSKAEALQEAGYESVEDVKAASQSELADVEGIGNALAARIKADVGGLEVSEETEAEVEDEGEPEAEAEEAEEDVETELRPRGHADKTPDLDDETARALGQKHREGMPAFRRQKYYMKKRVPESWRKPRGGLSKQRRGIKGKGSMVEAGYRTPKAARGLHPSGFEEVRVHNVDDLEGVDGDTQAVRIASKVGARKRERIEDVCEDREIRVLNPTYVEVEVDQ, encoded by the coding sequence ATGGCCGACGACGAACCAGAGACACTCGAAGAGATCAGCGGTGTCGGACCGAGCAAGGCCGAAGCACTGCAGGAAGCCGGCTACGAGTCCGTCGAGGACGTCAAGGCGGCGAGCCAGTCGGAACTCGCCGACGTCGAAGGCATCGGCAACGCGCTGGCGGCCCGCATCAAAGCGGACGTCGGCGGACTCGAAGTCTCCGAGGAGACCGAGGCCGAAGTCGAAGACGAGGGCGAACCCGAGGCAGAAGCCGAGGAGGCCGAAGAGGATGTCGAGACGGAGCTCCGTCCCCGCGGCCACGCCGACAAGACGCCCGACCTCGACGACGAGACGGCGCGCGCACTCGGGCAGAAGCACCGCGAGGGCATGCCCGCGTTCCGCCGCCAGAAGTACTACATGAAGAAGCGAGTCCCCGAGTCGTGGCGCAAGCCGCGCGGCGGACTCTCCAAGCAGCGACGCGGCATCAAGGGCAAAGGCTCGATGGTGGAAGCGGGCTACCGCACGCCGAAGGCCGCCCGCGGTCTGCACCCGAGCGGCTTCGAGGAAGTTCGCGTCCACAACGTGGACGACCTCGAAGGCGTCGACGGCGACACGCAGGCCGTCCGCATCGCCAGCAAAGTCGGCGCTCGCAAGCGCGAGCGCATCGAAGACGTCTGCGAGGACCGCGAGATCCGCGTCCTCAACCCGACGTACGTCGAAGTGGAGGTCGACCAATGA
- a CDS encoding 50S ribosomal protein L18, giving the protein MATGPRYKVPMRRRREVRTDYHQRLRLLKSGKPRLVARVSNKHVRAQLVTPGPDGDDTHAAASSEDLAEYGWEAPTGNVPSAYLTGYLVGKRAVEAGLEEAVLDIGLNTATPGNKVFAVQEGAIDAGLDIPHNESVLADWSRNRGEHIAEYAEQLDEPLYGGEFDAKKLPEHFDDVLEQLQDDE; this is encoded by the coding sequence ATGGCGACAGGACCACGATACAAGGTACCGATGCGACGCCGTCGCGAGGTCCGGACCGACTACCATCAGCGGTTGCGCCTGTTGAAATCCGGCAAGCCGCGGCTCGTAGCCCGCGTCAGCAACAAGCACGTCAGGGCGCAGCTGGTAACCCCCGGACCCGACGGCGACGACACACACGCCGCCGCTTCCTCCGAGGATCTCGCCGAGTACGGCTGGGAAGCCCCTACGGGCAACGTCCCGAGCGCGTACTTGACGGGCTACCTCGTGGGCAAGCGAGCGGTCGAAGCCGGCCTCGAAGAGGCCGTCCTCGACATCGGCCTGAACACGGCGACGCCCGGCAACAAGGTGTTCGCCGTTCAGGAAGGAGCGATAGACGCTGGCCTCGACATCCCGCACAACGAGAGCGTGCTGGCCGACTGGTCGCGTAACCGCGGCGAACACATCGCCGAGTACGCGGAACAGCTCGACGAGCCGCTGTACGGCGGGGAGTTCGACGCCAAGAAACTACCCGAGCACTTCGACGACGTGCTCGAACAACTACAGGACGACGAATGA
- a CDS encoding 50S ribosomal protein L14 has translation MEALKADVTQGLERGSLITCADNTGARELKVISVAGYSGTKNRHPKAGVGDKVTVSVTKGTPEMRRQVLEAVIVRQRKSIRRPNGTRVKFEDNAAVIIDENGEPRGTEIKGPIAREVAERFGSIASTATMIV, from the coding sequence ATGGAAGCGCTGAAGGCTGACGTCACACAGGGTCTCGAACGAGGCTCACTCATCACCTGTGCGGACAACACCGGAGCCCGCGAGCTGAAAGTGATCAGCGTCGCCGGTTACTCCGGAACGAAGAACCGACACCCCAAAGCGGGCGTCGGCGACAAAGTGACCGTCTCGGTCACGAAGGGCACCCCCGAAATGCGTCGACAGGTGCTCGAAGCCGTCATCGTGCGGCAGCGGAAATCCATCCGCCGCCCCAACGGCACGCGCGTGAAGTTCGAGGACAACGCCGCCGTCATCATCGACGAGAACGGCGAGCCTCGCGGGACCGAAATCAAGGGTCCCATCGCGCGGGAAGTCGCCGAGCGCTTCGGGAGCATCGCATCCACGGCTACGATGATCGTATAG
- a CDS encoding HVO_2523 family zinc finger protein, whose translation MTETREDADRPTEQTRSGATETADETPRGRPCPFCGASMQHRHCKYVCPTHGVVYDCSDTFW comes from the coding sequence GTGACCGAGACGAGAGAAGACGCAGATCGGCCGACGGAGCAGACTCGGTCGGGGGCGACGGAAACGGCCGACGAGACGCCGCGCGGGCGACCCTGCCCGTTCTGCGGCGCGTCGATGCAGCACCGCCACTGCAAGTACGTCTGTCCGACCCACGGCGTCGTCTACGACTGCAGCGACACGTTCTGGTAA
- a CDS encoding 50S ribosomal protein L5, which translates to MSESTHEMRQARIEKVVVHMGIGQGGRELANAEDIIESVTGQESVRTTSKRAGQDFGVRIGTPVGAKVTLRGETAHEFLEKALPLADLSESNFDDTGNFSFGVEEHTEFPSQEYDPEIGIYGLDVTVNLVRPGYRVAKRDQVTRSIPSRHRLTPEDAVAFLEESFDVEVEQ; encoded by the coding sequence ATGAGCGAATCCACGCACGAAATGCGCCAAGCGCGCATCGAGAAGGTCGTCGTCCACATGGGCATCGGCCAGGGTGGCCGCGAACTCGCCAACGCCGAGGACATCATCGAGAGCGTCACCGGCCAGGAGAGCGTCCGCACCACGTCAAAGCGCGCCGGACAGGACTTCGGCGTCCGCATCGGCACGCCCGTCGGCGCGAAGGTGACCCTTCGCGGCGAGACGGCCCACGAGTTCCTCGAAAAGGCGCTGCCGCTGGCAGACCTCTCGGAGAGCAACTTCGACGACACGGGCAACTTCAGCTTCGGTGTCGAAGAACACACCGAGTTCCCGAGTCAGGAGTACGACCCCGAGATCGGTATCTACGGGCTGGACGTAACGGTCAACCTCGTCCGCCCCGGCTACCGTGTCGCGAAGCGAGACCAGGTGACGCGGAGCATCCCCTCCCGCCACCGCCTGACCCCCGAGGACGCCGTCGCGTTCCTCGAGGAGTCGTTCGACGTAGAGGTTGAACAATGA
- the rplX gene encoding 50S ribosomal protein L24, with protein sequence MSKQPRKQRTKNRDAPLHERHKQVRATLSSDLREEYGRRNVRVNAGDTVEVLRGDDAGETGEVLDVDLKREVITVEGVVVEKADGEEVPRPVDTSNVRVTELDLEDERREARLEGEE encoded by the coding sequence ATGAGTAAGCAACCACGCAAACAGCGAACCAAGAACCGCGACGCGCCGCTGCACGAGCGACACAAGCAGGTCCGCGCGACGCTGTCGTCGGATCTCCGCGAGGAGTACGGCCGACGCAACGTTCGCGTGAACGCGGGCGACACCGTCGAGGTACTCCGCGGCGACGACGCCGGGGAGACGGGCGAAGTGCTCGATGTCGACCTCAAACGCGAGGTCATCACCGTCGAGGGCGTCGTCGTCGAGAAGGCCGACGGGGAAGAGGTCCCGCGGCCGGTCGACACCTCGAACGTCCGCGTGACCGAACTGGACCTCGAAGACGAGCGCCGCGAAGCGCGTCTGGAGGGCGAAGAATGA
- the cruF gene encoding bisanhydrobacterioruberin hydratase yields MADTASTVSERLPSTRSEMEARLDRLIRDNRFTISVVFPLVGGVLLVASRLGLLPPPLAFNAFLILLGTAVMRSPLVVGTLPLFDRRAVAGVSGLALYAYAIEYTGVKTGWPYGEFHYGVDLGPTVEGIPLGLPIFFLPLVMNSYLLCLLLLGERAENALVRPLTVVLAVLAMDVVLDPGAVALGFWVYPGVSPDGGFYGVPLTNYAGWVLSATVAVVTLDWAFDRHALLARLSRCEFMLDDLVSFVILWGSVNLVFGNYVPAAVAVLFGVGLLRTDRFNAGLLRPSWLR; encoded by the coding sequence ATGGCTGATACGGCGTCGACAGTCTCCGAGCGACTGCCGTCGACCCGAAGCGAGATGGAGGCGCGACTCGACCGACTCATCCGCGACAATCGGTTCACCATCTCGGTCGTCTTCCCGCTGGTCGGCGGGGTACTGCTGGTCGCGAGTCGGCTCGGCCTTCTTCCGCCACCCCTCGCGTTCAACGCCTTCCTCATCCTCCTCGGGACGGCCGTAATGCGCTCGCCGCTCGTCGTCGGGACGCTGCCGCTGTTCGACCGTCGGGCGGTCGCGGGCGTCTCGGGACTTGCGCTCTACGCGTACGCCATCGAGTACACGGGCGTGAAGACGGGGTGGCCCTACGGCGAGTTCCACTACGGCGTCGACCTCGGGCCGACCGTCGAGGGGATTCCCCTCGGGTTGCCGATCTTCTTCCTCCCGCTGGTGATGAACTCGTACCTGCTCTGTCTGCTGCTGTTGGGCGAGCGCGCCGAGAACGCGCTCGTCCGCCCGCTGACGGTCGTCCTGGCCGTGCTGGCGATGGACGTGGTGCTCGACCCCGGCGCAGTCGCGCTCGGCTTCTGGGTGTACCCCGGCGTCTCGCCCGACGGCGGCTTCTACGGCGTCCCGCTCACGAACTACGCGGGGTGGGTCCTCAGCGCCACCGTCGCAGTCGTCACGCTCGACTGGGCGTTCGACCGCCACGCGCTGCTGGCGCGACTGTCGCGCTGCGAGTTCATGCTCGACGATCTCGTGAGTTTCGTCATCCTCTGGGGGAGCGTCAATCTCGTTTTCGGCAACTACGTTCCCGCGGCCGTCGCGGTACTCTTTGGCGTCGGTCTGCTTCGGACCGACCGGTTCAACGCGGGGCTGTTGAGGCCGTCGTGGCTTCGGTGA
- a CDS encoding 30S ribosomal protein S4e → MTKHQKRLSVPNSWPVERKEQVWTVKAGAGPHGEQGVPLLILLRDVLGYVDTKKEARYALNEGGVLVNGDRVSDERRPIGMFDIVAFTAREEYYRVFPDEGGRLALTAIDADAASSRLGKIVGKRQVAGGAFQLTLHDGTNLRLDDASEYSSGDSVVVNNESKEIVAHFPYEEGALVTAVDGAHSGEIGQISDITVTLGSGENTVTVEQEDGDGFETVADYVVVIDENFTGGEPEVTTTGGDDE, encoded by the coding sequence ATGACGAAGCACCAGAAGCGACTCTCGGTCCCGAACTCGTGGCCGGTCGAACGGAAAGAACAGGTCTGGACGGTCAAAGCCGGCGCCGGTCCGCACGGCGAGCAGGGCGTTCCCCTGCTCATCCTGCTGCGGGACGTGCTCGGCTACGTCGACACGAAGAAGGAAGCGCGCTACGCGCTCAACGAAGGGGGCGTCCTGGTCAACGGCGACCGCGTCTCCGACGAACGCCGACCCATCGGCATGTTCGACATCGTGGCGTTCACCGCCCGCGAGGAGTACTACCGCGTCTTCCCCGACGAGGGTGGCCGCCTCGCGCTGACCGCCATCGACGCGGACGCCGCGTCCAGCCGCCTCGGCAAGATCGTCGGCAAGCGCCAGGTCGCCGGCGGCGCGTTCCAACTGACGCTGCACGACGGAACGAACCTCCGTCTCGACGACGCCTCCGAGTACAGCAGCGGCGACTCGGTCGTCGTCAACAACGAGTCGAAGGAGATCGTCGCGCACTTCCCGTACGAGGAAGGCGCGCTCGTGACGGCCGTCGACGGCGCGCACTCGGGCGAGATCGGACAGATATCGGACATCACCGTCACGCTCGGCAGTGGTGAGAACACCGTCACCGTCGAGCAGGAAGACGGGGATGGCTTCGAGACGGTCGCCGACTACGTCGTCGTCATCGACGAGAACTTCACCGGCGGCGAACCGGAAGTCACCACCACCGGAGGTGACGACGAATGA
- a CDS encoding 30S ribosomal protein S5 → MSRNNNGWEPRTRLGRMVQNDDVTSMEQALDTGLPLKEPEIVDQLLPGLDDDVLDINMVQRMTDSGRRVKFRCVCAVGNRDGFLGYAEARDDQVGSAIQKAIDVAKLNIIKVDRGSGSWEDRAGGTHSLTRKAEGKAGSVTVEIIPAPMGLGLAAAPTVRSILELAGIQDAWTKSDGNTRTTVNLAKATYNALQNASQSRTPRHAREVQREVNE, encoded by the coding sequence ATGAGCAGAAACAACAACGGCTGGGAGCCGCGAACGCGCCTCGGCCGCATGGTCCAGAACGACGACGTCACGTCGATGGAGCAGGCGCTCGACACGGGCCTGCCGCTGAAAGAGCCCGAGATCGTCGACCAGCTCCTCCCCGGACTGGACGACGACGTGCTCGACATCAACATGGTCCAGCGGATGACCGACTCCGGCCGCCGGGTGAAGTTCCGGTGCGTCTGTGCGGTCGGTAACCGCGACGGGTTCCTCGGCTACGCCGAGGCCCGAGACGACCAGGTCGGCTCGGCGATTCAGAAGGCCATCGACGTCGCAAAGCTGAACATCATCAAGGTCGACCGCGGCTCGGGGTCGTGGGAGGACCGCGCGGGCGGTACTCACTCGCTGACCCGGAAAGCCGAGGGCAAAGCCGGGTCGGTGACCGTCGAGATCATCCCCGCGCCAATGGGTCTCGGCCTCGCGGCCGCGCCCACCGTCCGCAGCATCCTCGAGCTCGCCGGCATCCAGGACGCGTGGACGAAGTCCGACGGTAACACCCGGACGACGGTCAACCTCGCGAAGGCGACCTACAACGCGCTGCAGAACGCCTCCCAATCCCGGACGCCGCGGCACGCCCGCGAAGTCCAGCGTGAGGTGAACGAGTGA
- a CDS encoding 50S ribosomal protein L6, with translation MSRVEIEIPDDASAEVDHLDLTVEGPNGSVTRRLWYPDISVGVEDGHVVVESDTENAKTNATVGTFESHVRNMLHGVTEGWEYRMEVYYAHFPMQVNVEGDEVVIENFLGEKAPRRAKIRGDTDVQIDGEEVILTGSDKEAVGQTAASIEQLTRVTDKDTRVFQDGVYITEKPQAGGA, from the coding sequence ATGAGCAGAGTCGAAATCGAAATTCCAGACGACGCCTCCGCCGAGGTAGACCACCTCGACCTCACAGTCGAAGGACCGAACGGGTCCGTCACGCGACGGCTCTGGTATCCGGACATCTCCGTCGGTGTCGAGGACGGCCACGTGGTCGTCGAAAGCGACACCGAGAACGCGAAGACCAACGCGACCGTCGGGACGTTCGAGAGCCACGTTCGCAACATGCTCCACGGCGTCACCGAAGGCTGGGAGTACCGGATGGAGGTCTACTACGCTCACTTCCCGATGCAGGTCAACGTTGAGGGTGACGAGGTGGTCATCGAGAACTTCCTCGGTGAGAAGGCACCGCGCCGCGCGAAGATTCGCGGCGACACCGACGTACAGATTGACGGCGAGGAGGTCATCCTGACGGGTTCCGACAAGGAAGCCGTCGGGCAGACCGCCGCGTCCATCGAACAGCTGACGCGCGTCACCGACAAGGACACTCGCGTGTTCCAAGACGGCGTCTACATCACCGAGAAGCCACAGGCAGGTGGTGCATAA
- a CDS encoding 50S ribosomal protein L19e → MTDLSAQRRMAADVLDVGKSRVWFDPDEQSEIAEAITREDIRDLVDSGTIRATDAKSNSRGRARERQAKRDYGHRSGPGTRKGKAGARRDSKDEWMSRIRAQRSRLKELRDDGPLNRTQYRELYNKASGGEFESVDRLEAYARNNYEIELEDQ, encoded by the coding sequence ATGACGGATCTGAGCGCACAACGACGCATGGCCGCCGACGTCCTCGACGTCGGAAAGAGCCGCGTCTGGTTCGACCCTGACGAACAGAGCGAGATCGCCGAAGCCATCACCCGCGAGGACATCCGTGACCTCGTCGACAGTGGCACCATCCGCGCGACGGACGCGAAGTCCAACTCGCGCGGACGCGCCCGCGAGCGGCAGGCCAAGCGCGACTACGGCCACCGCAGCGGTCCCGGCACCCGCAAAGGGAAGGCCGGCGCGCGGCGAGACTCGAAAGACGAGTGGATGAGTCGGATTCGCGCCCAGCGCAGCCGGCTCAAGGAACTGCGCGACGACGGTCCGCTGAACCGAACCCAGTACCGCGAGCTCTACAACAAGGCCAGCGGTGGCGAGTTCGAGAGCGTCGACCGACTCGAAGCGTACGCACGGAACAACTACGAAATCGAACTGGAGGACCAATAG
- a CDS encoding ribonuclease P protein component 1, whose amino-acid sequence MALTPESLTRHELNGLPVRVAAADNPDLVGIVGRVVVETMQTLHVDCDVPAAARLFGDEVAERGARVVQVPKRGTTFEFALERQSGGPTTGPSRTNEAAGNRRDRLDESSDTRRRRRKAPGSTSKQESETAGDLAGQSGSTREGSSDGTVPSGDCEGVVYVTVDGANLLSRPALRTENVGESTWR is encoded by the coding sequence ATGGCCCTGACGCCCGAGAGCCTCACGCGACACGAACTCAACGGTCTGCCCGTCCGGGTGGCCGCCGCCGACAACCCCGACCTCGTCGGGATAGTCGGTCGTGTCGTCGTCGAGACGATGCAGACGCTGCACGTCGACTGCGACGTGCCCGCTGCCGCTCGACTGTTCGGCGACGAGGTCGCCGAGCGAGGCGCTCGGGTCGTTCAGGTGCCGAAACGCGGAACGACGTTCGAGTTCGCGCTCGAACGACAGAGCGGCGGTCCGACAACCGGGCCGTCGCGCACAAATGAAGCCGCCGGGAACCGTCGAGACCGCCTCGACGAGTCGTCGGACACGCGCCGACGACGCCGCAAGGCCCCGGGGTCTACGTCCAAACAGGAGTCGGAAACTGCCGGTGATTTAGCCGGTCAGTCTGGGTCGACCCGCGAGGGCTCGTCGGACGGCACGGTGCCGTCCGGCGACTGCGAGGGCGTAGTCTACGTTACGGTGGATGGTGCAAATCTGCTCTCACGACCCGCATTGCGCACCGAAAACGTAGGTGAATCTACATGGCGATAG
- a CDS encoding phytoene/squalene synthase family protein, translated as MVRDDRVARSKAIQQRTGKTFHFATRLLPQRVRSATYVLYAFFRLADEVVDDAGDATPDEQRAELERLRAAALGEAETDNPVLSAFSEMREQYGIDDADVNRFVDAMCTDITKSRYETYTDLEAYMDGSAAAVGRMMTAVMGPEERNEALPHATKLGEAFQMSNFLRDVREDIDERDRIYLPQTTLDDHDVTETQIRRHELSESFTTAMESELHRTEALYREGVAGIKYLPEDCQFAVLLAAVLYADHHRLIRERNYDVLSKTPQLGTLRKLSLLARTRYHWMWTKDPEAVFWRVSSVSYRGSATAGPGGRPDRLPTR; from the coding sequence ATGGTGAGAGACGACCGCGTCGCCCGGAGCAAAGCGATACAACAGCGGACTGGAAAGACGTTCCACTTTGCGACGCGACTTCTCCCCCAGCGGGTCCGCAGTGCGACGTACGTCCTCTACGCATTCTTCCGACTGGCCGACGAGGTGGTCGACGACGCCGGCGACGCGACGCCCGACGAGCAACGAGCCGAACTTGAACGACTTCGCGCCGCCGCGCTCGGTGAGGCGGAGACGGACAATCCCGTGCTGTCGGCGTTCTCGGAGATGCGTGAACAGTACGGCATCGACGACGCGGACGTCAACAGGTTCGTCGACGCGATGTGCACCGACATCACGAAGAGTCGATACGAGACGTACACGGATCTGGAGGCGTACATGGACGGCTCCGCGGCGGCCGTCGGTCGGATGATGACCGCCGTGATGGGCCCCGAAGAGCGTAACGAGGCGCTCCCGCACGCGACGAAACTCGGCGAGGCGTTCCAGATGTCAAACTTCCTGCGCGACGTGCGCGAGGACATCGACGAGCGGGACCGGATCTACCTCCCGCAGACGACGCTCGACGACCACGACGTGACGGAGACGCAGATTCGCCGCCACGAGCTCTCCGAGAGCTTTACCACCGCGATGGAGTCGGAACTCCACCGGACGGAGGCGCTCTACCGCGAGGGCGTCGCCGGCATCAAGTACCTCCCCGAGGACTGCCAGTTCGCAGTGCTGCTGGCGGCGGTGCTGTACGCCGACCACCACCGACTTATCCGCGAGCGCAACTACGACGTGCTCTCGAAGACGCCGCAGTTGGGGACGCTCCGAAAACTGAGTTTACTCGCCCGGACGCGCTACCACTGGATGTGGACGAAAGACCCCGAAGCCGTCTTCTGGCGCGTCAGCTCCGTCTCGTACCGCGGGTCGGCGACTGCCGGACCGGGCGGCCGACCCGACCGACTGCCGACGCGCTGA
- a CDS encoding 30S ribosomal protein S14, giving the protein MSESETDATGEHATQRTGQRHECRRCGRKQALVGKYDINLCRQCFREIAREMGFKKYR; this is encoded by the coding sequence ATGAGCGAGAGTGAAACAGACGCGACGGGCGAACACGCCACGCAACGCACCGGCCAGCGCCACGAGTGCCGCCGGTGCGGTCGCAAACAGGCGCTCGTCGGCAAGTACGACATCAATCTCTGCCGGCAGTGCTTCCGCGAGATCGCCCGCGAGATGGGATTCAAGAAGTATCGATAA
- a CDS encoding 30S ribosomal protein S8 has product MADNDPLSSALSGVDNAESVGHLSHEVQPASNIIGSVLEVFYDRGYIDGFEFVDDGRAGRFEVELKGAINHCGAVKPRYSAGAGEFEKWEKRFLPARDYGALIVTTSHGVMSHYEAREQGVGGQVIAYVY; this is encoded by the coding sequence ATGGCTGACAACGATCCACTCAGCAGCGCGCTCTCCGGCGTGGACAACGCTGAGAGCGTTGGGCATCTGTCCCACGAGGTACAACCCGCCTCGAACATCATCGGCTCGGTTCTCGAGGTCTTCTACGACCGCGGGTACATCGACGGCTTCGAGTTCGTCGACGACGGTCGAGCCGGTCGGTTCGAGGTCGAACTGAAAGGCGCTATCAACCACTGTGGCGCAGTCAAGCCCCGCTACTCCGCGGGCGCTGGCGAGTTCGAGAAGTGGGAGAAGCGATTCCTCCCCGCCCGTGACTACGGGGCGCTCATCGTCACGACGAGCCACGGCGTCATGAGCCACTACGAGGCCCGCGAACAGGGCGTTGGTGGCCAAGTAATCGCATACGTCTACTAA
- a CDS encoding 30S ribosomal protein S17 encodes MAIGLNVPEPEETCSDANCPFHGSLAVRGQTLEGTVASTDMDKTVIVEREYDVRVPKYDRFMKRRSRVPAHAPPCVELEEGDTVRIAETRPLSKTKSHVVVEKIASLDVTEGLTAPEAAAADEADEEGDA; translated from the coding sequence ATGGCGATAGGACTGAACGTACCAGAACCGGAGGAGACCTGCTCCGATGCGAACTGCCCGTTCCACGGCTCGCTTGCCGTGCGCGGACAGACGCTCGAGGGCACCGTCGCCTCCACAGACATGGACAAAACCGTCATCGTGGAGCGCGAATACGACGTTCGCGTTCCCAAGTACGACCGCTTCATGAAGCGGCGTAGTCGCGTTCCCGCCCACGCACCCCCGTGCGTGGAGCTCGAGGAAGGCGATACGGTTCGAATCGCAGAGACACGACCGCTGTCGAAGACGAAATCGCACGTGGTCGTCGAGAAAATCGCGTCGCTGGACGTGACCGAGGGCCTCACGGCCCCCGAAGCGGCAGCTGCCGACGAGGCAGACGAAGAGGGTGATGCGTGA
- a CDS encoding uL15m family ribosomal protein codes for MTSKKRRQRGSRTHGGGTHKNRRGAGHRGGRGRAGRSKHEFHNYEPLGKHGFTRPEDAQLDVVEVRLQKLDEDAALYAADGLADEEGDGYRLDAREVVDARSDTDVVKVLGGGQVRNELHVVADAFTSTAVEDLEENGGSAVLSEYGEHLVAEAEAAEEDEDAEDDE; via the coding sequence ATGACATCCAAGAAACGTCGACAGCGCGGTTCGCGAACCCACGGCGGCGGCACGCACAAGAATCGGCGCGGCGCCGGTCACCGCGGTGGCCGCGGCCGCGCGGGACGCTCGAAACACGAGTTCCACAACTACGAACCGCTCGGCAAACACGGCTTCACCCGCCCGGAGGACGCACAGCTCGACGTCGTCGAGGTGCGCCTGCAGAAGCTCGACGAGGACGCCGCGCTCTACGCCGCGGACGGCCTCGCCGACGAGGAGGGTGACGGCTACCGCCTCGACGCCCGCGAGGTCGTCGACGCGCGAAGCGACACCGACGTCGTGAAAGTGCTCGGCGGCGGGCAGGTCCGCAACGAACTGCACGTCGTCGCCGACGCGTTCACGTCGACGGCCGTCGAGGACCTCGAAGAGAACGGCGGCAGCGCCGTTCTCTCCGAATACGGCGAACACCTCGTCGCCGAGGCCGAAGCGGCCGAGGAAGACGAAGACGCCGAAGACGACGAGTAA
- the rpmD gene encoding 50S ribosomal protein L30 → MRAVVQIRGDVNMSGAVHDTLKMLNIHGVNHCAFVPETDTYRGMVTKVNEYVAHGEPSAEVVETLLRKRAEPLEGDADVDDDYVAEHTDYDDIGALAEALVDEETTLREQGLAPSLRLHPPRGGHKGLKHPTSEGGQLGTHETEEIDNLLEAMR, encoded by the coding sequence ATGCGCGCAGTCGTCCAGATCCGCGGCGACGTGAACATGAGCGGTGCGGTGCACGACACCCTGAAGATGCTCAACATCCACGGCGTCAACCACTGCGCGTTCGTCCCCGAGACGGACACCTACCGCGGCATGGTGACGAAGGTCAACGAGTACGTCGCCCACGGCGAACCGAGCGCGGAGGTCGTCGAGACGCTCCTGCGCAAGCGCGCGGAACCGCTCGAAGGCGACGCCGACGTCGACGACGACTACGTCGCCGAGCACACCGATTACGACGATATCGGTGCGCTCGCGGAGGCGCTCGTCGACGAGGAGACGACGCTGCGCGAGCAGGGTCTCGCCCCGTCGCTGCGACTCCACCCGCCACGCGGCGGGCACAAGGGGCTCAAGCACCCGACCAGCGAAGGCGGCCAACTCGGCACGCACGAGACCGAGGAGATCGACAACCTCCTGGAGGCGATGCGATAA